A part of Cannabis sativa cultivar Pink pepper isolate KNU-18-1 chromosome 6, ASM2916894v1, whole genome shotgun sequence genomic DNA contains:
- the LOC115725377 gene encoding mediator of RNA polymerase II transcription subunit 17, producing the protein MSEKLQISLDKLPIKRLEAIEENGFERFPSDVGYDEKRLSLIRRIDFAWAVEKDDNKKQKKSAKESSTPWPWQSMVENLQLAQQELSVIVDLINTVEANDAVTVASMTRPKPLPNEVLSDLAVSAATKLQCFRNLGKYFKQSAKSLEQQIAREARFYGALIRLQQNWKVKRQRVAAPSSGNEGFTIDLFDNLLYDPASVYRSSSLSMVRVEHDPAGMLAINLPSNSCRSLQFGFFGTHSCDSTETNNVKVRTSDKHHSRESEKDASSDDECIIKETHLLLRQVHQTIFDEQVFDLVNREAFNQSFGVNVTGIRENYLQLSVGQGNSVFISLVSSGQNDQTVDGSGNQDLENTILPLDTLDGVELPDQENSDGFTRESSIPDRTSCEIYLQQIFHENVFSKTKDKPVSAIPRVSSQRAKEGSSLLGHFCTSLAHRIFSKKVLRVLENMVSGVPYLQLLSHPTWHSRTSSWTLFMKIPQSILFAGTQPISDLRYVKTTTKSQFRTKVVVTDDSIIVEGEGAPSVVGLFKGNSQESSSMKRYECNLADLPVIILQQVAGQIIRWLHEEALMVGIKVNRDFLSLTFELDQGETLSLTAHVDPEDAQGCISWWLIMEDGFAEESKLNMDLSDGVSEYRKFLGHLSLDVLYSTLMDLVSLCTGGSSQ; encoded by the exons ATGAGCGAGAAATTGCAAATTTCCCTCGACAAACTTCCCATCAAGCGCTTAGAGGCCATTGAGGAAAATGGCTTCGAACGATTTCCCTC TGATGTGGGATATGACGAGAAGCGGCTTTCTCTGATTCGCCGAATCGATTTCGCTTGGGCTGTGGAAAAGGACGACAACAAGAAGCAGAAGAAGAGCGCAAAGGAGAGCTCAACGCCATGGCCATGGCAGAGCATGGTGGAGAATTTGCAGTTGGCTCAACAGGAGCTGAGTGTCATTGTAGATCTCATCAACACC GTGGAAGCTAATGATGCAGTTACAGTGGCTAGCATGACTAGGCCAAAGCCATTACCTAATGAAGTTCTTTCTGATCTAGCTGTCTCTGCTGCAACTAAGTTACAATGCTTTCGG AATCTTGGTAAATATTTTAAACAATCTGCCAAATCCTTGGAACAACAGATAGCTAGAGAAGCAAGATTTTATGGTGCTTTAATCAG ATTGCAGCAGAACTGGAAAGTTAAACGGCAGCGTGTCGCAGCTCCATCATCTGGAAATGAAGGCTTCACCATTGATctttttgacaatttattgtaTGATCCAGCTTCTGTATACCGCTCTTCTTCTCTGTCAATGGTTCGTGTTGAACATGACCCAGCTGGCATGCTAGCAATAAATTTACCTTCAAATTCATGTCGCTCTCTTCAGTTTGGTTTTTTTGGTACTCATTCATGTGATAGTACTGAAACCAATAATGTAAAAGTCCGTACCTCAGATAAGCATCACTCCAGGGAAAGTGAAAAGGATGCAAGCAGTGATGATGAATGTATTATTAAAGAGACACATTTACTTCTTCGTCAAGTTCATCAAACAATTTTTGATGAGCAG GTATTTGATTTGGTGAACCGTGAAGCTTTCAACCAATCATTTGGAGTCAATGTGACTGGAATTAGAGAAAACTATTTGCAACTTAGTGTAGGTCAAGGAAACTCTGTGTTTATATCACTTGTGTCATCTGGTCAAAATGATCAGACAGTTGATGGTTCAGGAAACCAGGATTTAGAGAATACAATCTTACCTTTAGACACATTAGATGGTGTAGAGTTACCAGATCAGGAAAATTCTGATGGATTTACAAGGGAGTCAAGCATTCCTGATCGTACTAGCTGTGAAATATATCTCCAACAGATATTTCATGAGAACgtattttcaaaaacaaaggACAAACCTGTTTCTGCTATCCCTCGTGTATCTAGTCAACGGGCGAAGGAAGGGTCCAGTCTTCTTGGTCATTTCTGCACATCTTTGGCTCATAGgatcttttcaaaaaaagttCTCAGGGTGCTAGAAAATATG GTTTCTGGGGTGCCATACCTACAGTTGCTATCTCATCCCACTTGGCATTCTCGCACATCGTCATGGACTCTCTTCATGAAGATTCCTCAATCTATTTTATTTGCAGGCACCCAACCTATATCAGACTTGCGTTATGTGAAGACCACCACCAAGTCTCAGTTTCGGACAAAGGTGGTTGTAACTGATGATTCCATCATTGTAGAAGGGGAAGGTGCTCCAAGCGTTGTCGGTCTCTTTAAAGGAAACTCTCAGGAAAGTTCTTCAATGAAAAGATATGAATGTAACTTGGCCGATCTTCCTGTTATAATTTTACAGCAG GTTGCAGGCCAAATTATTCGTTGGCTACACGAAGAGGCTTTGATGGTCGGAATAAAGGTGAATCGTGACTTCCTCAGCTTGACATTTGAGCTAGATCAGGGTGAAACACTCAGTTTAACTGCACATGTGGACCCTGAGGATGCTCAAGGATGCATCTCATGGTGGTTGATTATGGAAGATGGTTTCGCAGAGGAAAGTAAGCTTAATATGGACCTTTCTGATGGTGTATCTGAATATAGGAAATTCTTAGGGCATTTATCACTGGATGTGCTATACTCAACACTAATGGACTTGGTAAGCTTATGCACTGGGGGTTCTAGCCAGTGA